The following proteins are co-located in the Motilibacter rhizosphaerae genome:
- a CDS encoding ABC transporter ATP-binding protein, giving the protein MKTETIPAQAVATAAPVPAVELTGVRKTFGEVVAVDGISLSVAPGEVVAFLGPNGAGKTTTIDMVLGLTQPTAGSVRVCGGTAEDAIARGRVAAVLQTGGLLKDISVLETVRLTASFFPHARPVEEVLDRAGISEIAGRRVGLCSGGQQQRLRFALALLPDPDLLILDEPTTGMDVEGRREFWAAIRQDAERGRTVLFATHYLEEADAYADRIVLVSQGRVVADGTAAEVKSRASGRVVRATLPGADQVALATLPGVEGVEVRGDTVLLRTSDSDAVARHLLTATGAHDLEITARGLEDAFLTLTTPTASSSTSRSTR; this is encoded by the coding sequence ATGAAGACCGAGACCATCCCCGCGCAGGCCGTGGCCACCGCCGCGCCGGTGCCCGCCGTCGAGCTCACGGGGGTCCGCAAGACCTTCGGCGAGGTCGTCGCGGTCGACGGCATCTCCCTCAGCGTCGCTCCCGGGGAGGTCGTGGCCTTCCTCGGGCCCAACGGCGCCGGCAAGACGACGACCATCGACATGGTCCTCGGGCTCACCCAGCCGACCGCCGGGTCCGTCCGCGTCTGCGGGGGCACCGCCGAGGACGCCATCGCCCGCGGCCGCGTCGCCGCCGTCCTGCAGACCGGGGGCCTGCTCAAGGACATCTCCGTCCTCGAGACGGTCCGCCTCACCGCGAGCTTCTTCCCCCACGCGCGACCGGTCGAGGAGGTGCTCGACCGAGCGGGCATCTCGGAGATCGCCGGCCGCCGCGTCGGCCTCTGCTCCGGGGGCCAGCAGCAGCGGCTGCGCTTCGCGCTCGCCCTGCTCCCCGACCCCGACCTGCTCATCCTCGACGAGCCCACCACCGGCATGGACGTCGAGGGCCGCCGCGAGTTCTGGGCGGCGATCCGGCAGGACGCCGAGCGCGGCCGCACGGTCCTGTTCGCGACGCACTACCTCGAGGAGGCCGACGCGTACGCCGACCGCATCGTGCTCGTCTCCCAGGGCCGGGTCGTCGCCGACGGGACGGCGGCCGAGGTGAAGAGCCGGGCGTCGGGACGCGTCGTCCGCGCGACCCTCCCCGGCGCCGACCAGGTCGCCCTCGCGACGCTGCCCGGCGTCGAGGGGGTCGAGGTGCGCGGGGACACGGTCCTGCTGCGGACGAGTGACTCCGACGCCGTCGCCCGCCACCTGCTCACCGCCACCGGCGCGCACGACCTGGAGATCACCGCGCGCGGGCTCGAGGACGCGTTCCTCACCCTGACCACCCCCACCGCCAGCTCGAGCACCAGCAGGAGCACCCGATGA
- a CDS encoding ABC transporter permease, whose translation MSLALADRATERPLPRLGGLSTTLVSLEVRRALRNRRVLIFTLVMPPLLFLLIGAQQKGDQIKGTGADGAAYSLVSLAVYGAMVAATSSGAAVGAERAQGWSRQLRLTPLRPWAYIVAKVCVGMVLALASVLAEVVTGAVLGVSMGARQWLLCFTVAWLGALVFAAFGLAVGYLLPTDNAMQVIGPLLAVMSTFGGLFVPLELLPHTVRMVAHWTPVYGVSSIARAPLTHGDVTIGMIGNVVLWGVVFAGVASRAFRRDTRRV comes from the coding sequence ATGAGCCTCGCCCTCGCCGACCGCGCCACCGAGCGCCCGCTCCCCCGCCTCGGCGGCCTGAGCACCACCCTCGTCTCGCTCGAGGTCCGCCGCGCGCTGCGCAACCGCCGCGTCCTCATCTTCACGCTCGTCATGCCGCCGCTGCTGTTCCTCCTCATCGGCGCGCAGCAGAAGGGTGATCAGATCAAGGGCACCGGCGCGGACGGGGCGGCGTACTCCCTCGTCAGCCTCGCGGTCTACGGCGCGATGGTCGCGGCCACCAGCTCCGGCGCGGCCGTGGGCGCGGAGCGCGCCCAGGGCTGGAGCCGCCAGCTGAGGCTGACTCCGCTGCGGCCGTGGGCGTACATCGTGGCGAAGGTCTGCGTCGGCATGGTCCTGGCGCTGGCGTCGGTCCTGGCCGAGGTCGTCACCGGTGCCGTGCTCGGCGTCTCGATGGGCGCTCGGCAGTGGCTGCTCTGCTTCACCGTCGCGTGGCTCGGCGCCCTCGTCTTCGCCGCGTTCGGGCTCGCCGTGGGCTACCTGCTGCCGACCGACAACGCCATGCAGGTCATCGGCCCGCTGCTCGCCGTGATGTCGACGTTCGGCGGGCTGTTCGTGCCGCTCGAGCTGCTGCCGCACACGGTCCGCATGGTGGCGCACTGGACGCCGGTCTACGGCGTCAGCTCCATCGCCCGTGCCCCGCTGACGCACGGCGACGTGACGATCGGCATGATCGGCAACGTGGTGCTCTGGGGAGTGGTGTTCGCGGGCGTGGCCAGTCGCGCCTTCCGCCGCGACACCCGCCGAGTGTGA
- a CDS encoding sensor histidine kinase has protein sequence MSLAVSATVPKGPSELHEERRVLGVVMAAVWLVYLQSAYVAAWHAHSTIDKWVSLVALTLFAAGYVTAFTFLRQAFLSSGARSAVRGWTAFGVLAVLALLTLPGAGQQGLSTTVYLAAVGVAWLPGRQRLWAVAGTLGAVLVAQGLEPGWTDEGGDIGGILLASVAVFGITKVIERNAQLREAYEEIARLAVTEERARMSRDLHDILGHSLTVITVKAELAGKLLPVAPERAVSEVADIERLAREALADVRTTISGQRSVTLVTELGGARNALAGAGIDAEVPTAVDEVPGEHREVFGWVVREGVTNVVRHSGARTCTILLTAHSVEVVDDGRGPEDTGGGGQGLRGLRERVQQAGGRLEVGRAGPDGGFRLKVDMLP, from the coding sequence GTGAGCCTCGCCGTGTCCGCGACGGTGCCGAAGGGCCCGAGCGAGCTCCACGAGGAGCGCCGGGTCCTCGGCGTCGTCATGGCGGCGGTGTGGCTGGTCTACCTGCAGTCGGCGTACGTCGCCGCGTGGCACGCGCACTCCACGATCGACAAGTGGGTCTCGCTCGTCGCGCTCACCCTGTTCGCCGCGGGCTACGTCACCGCGTTCACCTTTCTGCGCCAGGCGTTCCTCAGCAGCGGGGCACGCTCGGCGGTGCGCGGGTGGACGGCGTTCGGGGTCCTCGCGGTCCTCGCCCTGCTGACGCTCCCCGGCGCGGGCCAGCAGGGGCTCAGCACCACCGTCTACCTCGCCGCCGTCGGCGTCGCGTGGCTCCCGGGCCGGCAGCGCCTCTGGGCCGTGGCCGGGACGCTCGGAGCCGTGCTCGTGGCGCAGGGGCTCGAGCCGGGCTGGACCGACGAGGGCGGCGACATCGGGGGCATCCTGCTCGCCTCCGTCGCGGTGTTCGGGATCACCAAGGTGATCGAGCGCAATGCCCAGCTGCGCGAGGCGTACGAGGAGATCGCGCGGCTGGCCGTCACGGAGGAACGTGCGCGGATGTCCCGCGACCTGCACGACATCCTGGGACACTCGCTGACCGTGATCACCGTCAAGGCCGAGCTGGCGGGCAAGCTGCTGCCCGTGGCGCCCGAGCGGGCCGTCAGCGAGGTCGCCGACATCGAGCGGCTGGCGCGCGAGGCCCTCGCCGACGTCCGCACGACGATCTCCGGCCAGCGCTCCGTCACGCTGGTCACCGAGCTCGGTGGCGCCCGCAACGCCCTCGCGGGCGCGGGCATCGATGCCGAGGTGCCCACCGCGGTCGACGAGGTCCCGGGAGAGCACCGGGAGGTCTTCGGCTGGGTCGTGCGCGAGGGCGTGACCAACGTCGTGCGCCACAGCGGGGCGCGTACGTGCACCATCCTGCTCACCGCGCACTCGGTCGAGGTCGTCGACGACGGGCGCGGGCCGGAGGACACCGGGGGCGGCGGTCAGGGGCTCCGCGGGCTGCGCGAGCGGGTGCAGCAGGCCGGTGGTCGGCTCGAGGTCGGCCGCGCTGGGCCCGACGGCGGCTTCCGGCTCAAGGTGGACATGCTGCCGTGA
- a CDS encoding response regulator transcription factor — MTTIRLLLADDQALVRGALAALLDLEPDLEVVAQVGRGDEVVARALESAPDVALLDIEMPGLDGIAATAALRARVPRCEVLVVTTFGRPGYLRRAMEAGAKGFVVKDTPAAQLADAVRRVHSGLRVVDPALAAETLVAGASPLTARESDVLRAAREGGTVADLARGLHLSEGTVRNHLSSAIGKTGARTRAEAVRIADENGWLL, encoded by the coding sequence GTGACGACGATCCGCCTGCTCCTGGCCGACGACCAGGCGCTCGTCCGTGGCGCGCTCGCGGCCCTGCTCGACCTCGAGCCCGACCTCGAGGTGGTGGCCCAGGTCGGGCGCGGTGACGAGGTGGTGGCACGGGCCCTGGAGTCCGCGCCCGACGTGGCCCTGCTCGACATCGAGATGCCCGGGCTCGACGGCATCGCCGCGACAGCCGCGCTGCGCGCCCGGGTCCCCCGGTGCGAGGTCCTCGTGGTGACGACCTTCGGCCGCCCGGGCTACCTGCGCCGGGCGATGGAGGCCGGCGCCAAGGGCTTCGTCGTCAAGGACACCCCGGCCGCGCAGCTCGCCGACGCCGTACGCCGCGTGCACTCCGGGCTGCGCGTCGTCGACCCGGCCCTCGCGGCGGAGACGCTCGTCGCCGGGGCGAGTCCCCTGACGGCGCGGGAGTCCGACGTGCTGCGGGCGGCGCGGGAGGGCGGGACCGTCGCCGACCTGGCGCGTGGACTGCACCTGTCCGAGGGGACCGTGCGCAACCACCTCTCGTCCGCCATCGGGAAGACCGGTGCGCGCACCCGAGCGGAGGCGGTCCGCATCGCCGACGAGAACGGCTGGCTGCTCTAG
- a CDS encoding pirin family protein: protein MSELCRAGQRYRTEQPGITSLHAFSFGAHYDPANVAFGPLIALNEEDLLPGSGFAPHPHAGVEIVTLVLSGTLHHRHGHSGVMVPAGHLQRLDAVGGVTHSEAAGEEPLRFLQSWLVPQPDDEPVGEYAVAAVPEGRGWATAAGDGGLPLRTRGARLLVGRFAAGEPVPLPPVCLLLVVSGALQLAGDELTSGDSLRRHESSAGEAQSAGAHLVAWVFG from the coding sequence TTGAGTGAGCTGTGCCGCGCGGGCCAGCGCTACCGCACCGAGCAGCCGGGCATCACGAGCCTGCACGCGTTCTCCTTCGGCGCGCACTACGACCCGGCGAACGTCGCCTTCGGGCCGCTGATCGCCCTCAACGAGGAGGACCTGCTGCCCGGCAGCGGGTTCGCCCCGCACCCGCACGCGGGGGTCGAGATCGTCACGCTCGTGCTCAGCGGGACCCTGCACCACCGGCACGGCCACTCCGGGGTCATGGTCCCGGCGGGTCACCTGCAGCGGCTCGACGCCGTCGGGGGAGTGACGCACTCCGAGGCCGCCGGCGAGGAACCGCTGCGGTTCCTGCAGTCGTGGCTCGTGCCCCAGCCGGACGACGAGCCCGTGGGCGAGTACGCGGTGGCTGCCGTGCCCGAGGGCCGGGGCTGGGCCACGGCAGCAGGCGATGGCGGCCTGCCGCTGCGTACGCGGGGGGCGCGGCTGCTCGTGGGCCGGTTCGCCGCGGGCGAGCCGGTCCCGCTGCCGCCGGTCTGCCTGCTGCTCGTCGTGTCCGGAGCCCTCCAGCTCGCCGGGGACGAGCTCACCTCGGGAGACTCCCTGCGGCGCCACGAGTCCTCGGCCGGCGAGGCGCAGTCGGCCGGGGCCCACCTCGTCGCGTGGGTCTTCGGCTAG
- a CDS encoding pilus assembly protein CpaE, which yields MVSFELAVRLRDAGLRWEPTLGDRFSLHGPEMIDEVFVLSNMVADVHQFPDGAVIGFNGTTEWALDSVGKEDAVWLPAEHQLRERLGAEFMSLGLEGGRYSVRLRNGTRVAADDAGEAYALALLHLLDPTAALDQLE from the coding sequence ATGGTCTCCTTCGAGCTGGCCGTCCGTCTCCGCGATGCCGGGCTGCGCTGGGAGCCCACGCTCGGTGACCGGTTCTCGCTGCACGGCCCGGAGATGATCGACGAGGTCTTCGTGCTGAGCAACATGGTCGCCGACGTCCACCAGTTCCCCGACGGGGCGGTCATCGGGTTCAACGGCACGACCGAGTGGGCCCTCGACAGCGTCGGCAAGGAGGACGCCGTCTGGCTGCCCGCGGAGCACCAGCTGCGCGAACGGCTGGGGGCGGAGTTCATGAGCCTCGGGCTCGAGGGCGGGCGGTACTCCGTGCGCCTGCGCAACGGCACGCGGGTCGCGGCCGACGACGCGGGGGAGGCGTACGCGCTCGCGCTGCTGCACCTGCTCGACCCGACCGCGGCGCTCGACCAGCTTGAGTGA
- a CDS encoding PHP domain-containing protein — protein sequence MADRQWDPVEALGRIAFLLERAHEPTYRVRAFRTAAETLQALPPGELERRVQAGSLQALKGIGKATAGVVEEALRGEVPAYLARLEAEAPPSVAGGDELRRLLRGDLHTHSDWSDGGSPPAEMAAAARSLGHAYAALTDHSPRLTVANGLSPERLRRQLDVVAEINAGYDDFRLLTGIEVDITEEGGLDQTDELLGRLDVVVASVHSKLRAPSSEMTPRMLGAVRDRHTDVLGHCTGRNVTPQGRGGRVRPPSEFDADAVFAACAEHGVAVEINCRPERLDPPKALLRKAIDAGCLFSVDTDAHAPGQLDWQPFGCERAVECGVPPERIVNTWPLEQLLAWTRRHD from the coding sequence GTGGCTGACCGGCAGTGGGACCCCGTGGAGGCGCTGGGGCGCATCGCGTTCCTGCTCGAGCGCGCCCACGAGCCGACGTACCGCGTCCGCGCCTTCCGCACGGCGGCGGAGACGCTGCAGGCCCTGCCGCCCGGGGAGCTCGAGCGCCGGGTGCAGGCCGGCTCGCTGCAGGCGCTCAAGGGCATCGGCAAGGCGACCGCCGGCGTCGTGGAGGAGGCGCTGCGCGGGGAGGTGCCGGCGTACCTCGCCCGGCTCGAGGCGGAGGCCCCGCCGTCGGTCGCCGGTGGCGACGAGCTGCGGCGGCTGCTCCGCGGCGACCTGCACACGCACAGCGACTGGAGCGACGGGGGTTCTCCGCCGGCCGAGATGGCCGCCGCTGCCCGCTCGCTGGGTCACGCGTACGCCGCGCTGACCGACCACTCGCCACGGCTCACCGTCGCCAACGGGCTGTCGCCGGAGCGGCTGCGCCGCCAGCTCGACGTCGTCGCCGAGATCAACGCGGGCTACGACGACTTCCGCCTGCTCACCGGCATCGAGGTCGACATCACCGAGGAGGGCGGGCTCGACCAGACCGACGAGCTGCTCGGGCGGCTCGACGTCGTCGTCGCCTCCGTGCACTCGAAGCTGCGCGCGCCCTCGAGCGAGATGACCCCGCGGATGCTCGGCGCGGTCAGGGACCGCCACACCGACGTGCTCGGCCACTGCACCGGCCGCAACGTCACCCCGCAGGGCCGCGGCGGCCGCGTCCGGCCGCCGTCGGAGTTCGACGCCGACGCCGTCTTCGCCGCCTGCGCCGAGCACGGGGTCGCCGTCGAGATCAACTGCCGCCCGGAGCGGCTCGACCCGCCGAAGGCGCTGCTGCGCAAGGCGATCGACGCCGGCTGCCTCTTCTCGGTCGACACCGACGCCCACGCCCCCGGCCAGCTCGACTGGCAGCCGTTCGGCTGCGAGCGCGCCGTCGAGTGCGGGGTGCCGCCGGAGCGGATCGTCAACACCTGGCCGCTGGAGCAGCTGCTCGCCTGGACGCGGCGCCACGACTGA
- a CDS encoding PucR family transcriptional regulator yields the protein MPAADVTRLQAALGALTTTATGRMEQSLPWYAAMPPSERSWVGLVVQAGIAALVDWVRDPAAPRAVSADVFGTAPRELARAVSLQQTVELVRLTIAVVEEAIPDLAAPGEESLLREAVLRYSREVAFAAAQVYAQAAERRGSWDMRLEALVVDALFRGEVDEGTRSRAAALGWALDTPCVAVVGAAPTVEGDAAVEGAARLARTAGCEALAAVQGDRLVVLLAVPAGTDGLAQARALLAAYGPGPVVVGPLAGDLVSAARSARAAASGVRAAAAWPAAPRPVTSADLLPERALLGEEEARAALVTAVCAPLAAAGSGLLETLEAYLEQAGSLEGAARMLFVHTNTVRYRLRRVTDLTGYAPADPRDAFTLRLALVLGRLQG from the coding sequence GTGCCCGCCGCCGACGTGACCCGCCTGCAGGCCGCGCTCGGCGCCCTGACGACGACCGCGACGGGCCGCATGGAGCAGAGCCTGCCCTGGTACGCCGCCATGCCCCCCTCGGAGCGGTCCTGGGTCGGCCTCGTGGTGCAGGCGGGCATCGCCGCGCTCGTCGACTGGGTGCGGGACCCGGCAGCGCCCCGCGCGGTGAGCGCCGACGTGTTCGGGACGGCGCCGCGCGAGCTCGCCCGGGCCGTCTCGCTGCAGCAGACGGTCGAGCTCGTGCGGCTCACCATCGCCGTCGTCGAGGAGGCCATCCCCGACCTCGCGGCACCCGGCGAGGAGTCGCTGCTGCGCGAAGCCGTGCTCCGCTACAGCCGGGAGGTGGCCTTCGCCGCCGCGCAGGTCTACGCGCAGGCGGCGGAGCGGCGCGGGTCCTGGGACATGCGGCTCGAGGCGCTGGTCGTCGACGCGCTGTTCCGCGGCGAGGTCGACGAGGGCACCCGCTCGCGGGCCGCCGCGCTCGGGTGGGCGCTCGACACCCCCTGCGTCGCCGTCGTCGGCGCGGCCCCGACCGTCGAGGGCGACGCGGCGGTGGAGGGTGCGGCCCGGCTGGCGCGCACGGCCGGGTGCGAGGCGCTCGCCGCCGTCCAGGGCGACCGGCTCGTGGTCCTGCTCGCCGTCCCCGCGGGGACCGACGGGCTGGCGCAGGCGCGGGCGCTGCTCGCGGCGTACGGGCCGGGGCCGGTCGTCGTCGGCCCGCTCGCCGGTGACCTCGTCTCGGCCGCGCGCTCCGCCCGCGCCGCCGCCTCCGGGGTCCGGGCGGCCGCGGCCTGGCCGGCCGCACCACGGCCCGTGACGTCCGCGGACCTGCTGCCCGAGCGCGCGCTGCTCGGCGAGGAGGAGGCGCGGGCGGCCCTCGTCACCGCGGTCTGCGCGCCGCTGGCCGCCGCGGGCTCCGGCCTGCTGGAGACCCTCGAGGCGTACCTCGAGCAGGCCGGCTCGCTCGAGGGGGCGGCACGGATGCTGTTCGTCCACACCAACACCGTGCGCTACCGGCTCCGCCGCGTCACCGACCTCACGGGGTACGCCCCGGCCGACCCCCGCGACGCCTTCACGCTCCGGCTCGCCCTCGTGCTCGGGCGGCTCCAGGGGTAG
- a CDS encoding ACP S-malonyltransferase, which yields MLAVVAPGQGSQTPGFLAPWAELPGVAERLAALSAATGLDLRELGTSAGADTIRDTAVAQPLLVGAGLAALPEVLPDVEAAAVVAGHSVGEVTALAATGVLSADEAGRLVAVRATAMARAAARTATGMTAVLGGDPDEVVAAAAAAGVVVANANGAGQVVVAGTTEQLAAFAAAPPAKARVVPLAVAGAFHTEHMAPAVAALAEHAAALQPGRPRTALLSNRDGEVVEDGRDALDRLVAQVARPVRWDLCLERMAALGVTGLLELPPAGTLAGIAKRALPGVEVVALKSPDDLDRARALVAAHAGVAQ from the coding sequence GTGCTCGCCGTCGTCGCCCCCGGACAGGGCTCCCAGACCCCCGGCTTCCTCGCCCCCTGGGCCGAGCTGCCCGGCGTCGCGGAGCGGCTCGCTGCGCTCTCCGCCGCCACCGGCCTCGACCTGCGCGAGCTCGGCACGTCCGCCGGCGCGGACACGATCCGCGACACCGCCGTGGCCCAGCCGCTGCTCGTCGGCGCCGGGCTCGCCGCCCTGCCCGAGGTCCTGCCCGACGTCGAGGCCGCCGCGGTCGTCGCCGGCCACAGCGTCGGCGAGGTCACCGCGCTCGCCGCGACCGGCGTGCTCAGCGCCGACGAGGCCGGCCGGCTGGTCGCCGTCCGCGCCACCGCGATGGCCCGGGCCGCGGCGCGGACCGCGACCGGCATGACCGCCGTGCTCGGGGGCGACCCCGACGAGGTGGTCGCCGCAGCCGCGGCCGCCGGCGTCGTCGTCGCCAACGCGAACGGCGCGGGCCAGGTCGTCGTCGCCGGCACCACCGAGCAGCTCGCCGCCTTCGCCGCGGCCCCGCCCGCGAAGGCCCGCGTGGTCCCCCTCGCGGTCGCCGGCGCGTTCCACACCGAGCACATGGCCCCCGCCGTCGCCGCGCTCGCGGAGCACGCGGCCGCGCTGCAGCCCGGGCGACCGCGTACCGCGCTGCTCTCGAACCGCGACGGCGAGGTCGTCGAGGACGGCCGCGACGCGCTCGACCGGCTCGTCGCGCAGGTCGCGCGGCCCGTCCGCTGGGACCTCTGCCTGGAGCGGATGGCCGCCCTCGGCGTCACCGGCCTGCTCGAGCTGCCGCCGGCCGGCACGCTCGCCGGCATCGCCAAGCGCGCGCTCCCCGGCGTCGAGGTGGTGGCGCTGAAGTCGCCCGACGACCTGGACCGCGCACGGGCGCTCGTCGCCGCGCACGCCGGGGTCGCGCAGTGA
- a CDS encoding beta-ketoacyl-ACP synthase III, with product MSTQPEIRVAPVAAGSRLLSLGAYRPQRVVPNAEIVTLIESSDEWIQQRSGIRERRWAGPEETVLAMATAASQQALAGAGLTGADIDLVLLTTMTSFSTTPTAANLLQAAIGSRGGALEMNSACAGFPYALAVADQAVRTGAARHVLVVGVERMTDLLDMADRGTMFLFGDGAGAVVVGAADSPGIGPVAWGSWGEQAEALDAAPLLADVVRGEAEGPTVLRMKGQSVFRWAVTEMPKVGLEALEAAGVKAEQLAAFVPHQANTRIIDAMVKGMGLPEHVAVADDVRWTGNTSAASIPLAMERVLREGRAQPGDLALLVGFGGGLSHAAQVVALPALAS from the coding sequence GTGAGCACGCAGCCGGAGATCCGGGTCGCCCCCGTCGCCGCCGGCTCGCGGCTGCTGTCCCTGGGGGCCTACCGCCCGCAGCGGGTGGTCCCGAACGCCGAGATCGTCACGCTGATCGAGTCGAGCGACGAGTGGATCCAGCAGCGCAGCGGGATCCGGGAGCGCCGCTGGGCCGGCCCGGAGGAGACCGTCCTCGCCATGGCGACCGCCGCGTCCCAGCAGGCGCTGGCGGGCGCGGGGCTCACCGGCGCCGACATCGACCTCGTGCTGCTCACGACGATGACGAGCTTCTCCACGACCCCGACCGCGGCCAACCTGCTGCAGGCGGCGATCGGGTCGCGCGGCGGCGCGCTGGAGATGAACTCCGCCTGCGCCGGGTTCCCCTACGCGCTCGCGGTCGCCGACCAGGCGGTCCGCACCGGAGCCGCGCGGCACGTGCTCGTCGTCGGGGTCGAGCGGATGACCGACCTGCTCGACATGGCCGACCGCGGCACGATGTTCCTCTTCGGCGACGGCGCGGGCGCGGTCGTCGTCGGCGCGGCGGACTCGCCCGGCATCGGCCCCGTCGCGTGGGGGTCGTGGGGCGAGCAGGCGGAGGCGCTCGACGCCGCGCCGCTGCTCGCCGACGTCGTCCGCGGGGAGGCCGAGGGCCCCACCGTCCTGCGGATGAAGGGCCAGAGCGTCTTCCGCTGGGCCGTCACGGAGATGCCGAAGGTCGGGCTCGAGGCGCTGGAGGCCGCCGGGGTCAAGGCCGAGCAGCTCGCCGCCTTCGTCCCGCACCAGGCCAACACCCGGATCATCGACGCCATGGTCAAGGGCATGGGCCTGCCCGAGCACGTCGCGGTCGCCGACGACGTGCGCTGGACGGGCAACACGAGCGCGGCGTCGATCCCGCTCGCCATGGAGCGCGTGCTGCGCGAGGGCCGCGCCCAGCCCGGTGACCTCGCCCTGCTCGTCGGGTTCGGCGGCGGGCTGAGCCACGCTGCGCAGGTCGTCGCGCTCCCGGCACTAGCATCCTGA
- a CDS encoding acyl carrier protein: MANSEQEVLQGLAELIHEETGLPQDQVELDKSFTDDLDIDSLSMMTIVVNAEERFGVKIPDDSVKDLRTVRDAVDYIVKQG; encoded by the coding sequence ATGGCGAACAGCGAGCAGGAGGTCCTGCAGGGCCTGGCCGAGCTGATCCACGAGGAGACCGGCCTCCCCCAGGACCAGGTCGAGCTCGACAAGTCCTTCACCGACGACCTCGACATCGACTCCCTCTCGATGATGACCATCGTCGTCAACGCCGAGGAGCGCTTCGGCGTCAAGATCCCGGACGACTCCGTCAAGGACCTGCGCACCGTCCGCGACGCCGTGGACTACATCGTCAAGCAGGGCTGA
- the fabF gene encoding beta-ketoacyl-ACP synthase II, whose amino-acid sequence MSEKTSVVVTGVGATTPLGGDVPSTWDALVRGVSGARLLPYEWVERFDLPVKIGATLAVEPDQVLTRQEVKRNDRSSQMSLVAAREAWADASRDAALEVDRERLGVVVASGIGGVTTLLDAYDTLLEKGARRVLPLTVPMLMPNGPAASVGLELGARAGVHTTVSACASGAEAIGYAVEMIRTGRADVVVAGGTEAAIHPLPVSGFAAMRAMSTRNDEPERASRPYDKARDGFVLGEGAGIVVLESEEHARARGAQAYARIAGVGLTSDGYHITAPEPEGAHVARAIGFALQDAGLTASDIVHINAHATSTPVGDMAEIAALQAALGSAASGVAVSATKSMTGHTLGAAGAIESIATILALKHRLAPPTINLDDPDDGLTLDVVRVDARPLPQGQIAALNNSFGFGGHNVVLALTSV is encoded by the coding sequence ATGAGCGAGAAGACCTCCGTCGTCGTCACCGGCGTCGGGGCGACCACGCCCCTGGGCGGCGACGTCCCGAGCACGTGGGACGCCCTGGTCCGGGGCGTCTCGGGGGCGCGCCTGCTGCCCTACGAGTGGGTCGAGCGCTTCGACCTCCCGGTCAAGATCGGCGCGACCCTCGCGGTCGAGCCGGACCAGGTGCTCACGCGCCAGGAGGTCAAGCGCAACGACCGCTCCAGCCAGATGTCGCTCGTCGCGGCGCGGGAGGCGTGGGCCGACGCCTCCCGCGACGCGGCGCTCGAGGTCGACCGCGAGCGCCTCGGCGTCGTGGTCGCCTCGGGCATCGGCGGCGTGACGACGCTGCTCGACGCGTACGACACGCTGCTGGAGAAGGGCGCGCGCCGCGTGCTCCCGCTCACCGTCCCCATGCTCATGCCCAACGGCCCGGCGGCCTCCGTCGGGCTCGAGCTCGGCGCGCGGGCGGGCGTCCACACCACGGTCAGCGCCTGCGCGTCCGGCGCGGAGGCCATCGGCTACGCCGTCGAGATGATCCGTACGGGTCGGGCCGACGTCGTCGTCGCCGGCGGCACCGAGGCGGCGATCCACCCGCTGCCCGTCTCCGGCTTCGCCGCGATGCGCGCGATGTCGACGCGCAACGACGAGCCCGAGCGCGCCTCGCGCCCCTACGACAAGGCCCGCGACGGCTTCGTGCTCGGCGAGGGCGCGGGCATCGTCGTGCTCGAGTCCGAGGAGCACGCGCGGGCGCGCGGCGCCCAGGCGTACGCCCGGATCGCCGGCGTCGGGCTGACCTCCGACGGCTACCACATCACCGCGCCGGAGCCCGAGGGCGCGCACGTCGCCAGGGCCATCGGCTTCGCGCTGCAGGACGCCGGGCTCACCGCCTCGGACATCGTCCACATCAACGCGCACGCCACCTCGACCCCGGTGGGCGACATGGCGGAGATCGCGGCGCTCCAGGCCGCGCTCGGCTCGGCGGCCAGCGGGGTCGCCGTCTCGGCGACCAAGTCGATGACGGGGCACACCCTCGGCGCCGCCGGCGCGATCGAGTCGATCGCGACCATCCTCGCGCTGAAGCACCGCCTCGCCCCGCCGACCATCAACCTCGACGACCCCGACGACGGCCTCACCCTCGACGTCGTCCGCGTCGACGCCCGGCCGCTGCCGCAGGGGCAGATCGCGGCGCTGAACAACTCGTTCGGCTTCGGCGGCCACAACGTCGTCCTCGCGCTGACCTCGGTCTGA